The following proteins are encoded in a genomic region of Heliangelus exortis chromosome 7, bHelExo1.hap1, whole genome shotgun sequence:
- the LRIT1 gene encoding leucine-rich repeat, immunoglobulin-like domain and transmembrane domain-containing protein 1, which yields MWILGGLLCCVMLGGLPRVGSSCPSQCSCAFHSLGDGTKARTVLCNDPEMTLTPVNFPTDTFKLRIEKTAIRRVPGEAFHTLHNLEYLWMPYNSLATLSSITFKGLRRLLELRLDGNNLISFPWETLADMPQLRLLDLHNNELTSVPPDAARYVRNLTYLDLSSNKLMTLPQALIATWANLQAVPYFPNDNSKIILGLQDNPWVCECSLYEMVHFINFQSPNIAFIEPRLKCFTPRSLAGVFFSQVELRKCQSPVVHTSVAKVKTILGSTVLLRCGTTGVPIPELSWRRADGAPLNGTVHQEISSDGMSWSILGLPVVSYLDSGEYICKAKNFLGATEAFISLIITDSESTDDPNTNAKGSWNGKVSGMEAAAYNDKLVARYVISTSTMPTLGAGVGTGDALLLPDVPQDSNSRNLLASPPTSQQEPERIVRSVRVIGDTDQGITLAWKAPLAKNTTVFSVLYAIFGERDMRRINVEPGKTKVTIYGLLPKTKYIVCVCVKGLIPRKEQCIIFSTDEVASAGGTQKLINVVVISVACVIAVPLTLVVCCGALKRRCKKCFVRKPKEIQESYVTFESLSPGAKAKGVEGEYLTRHTPDESNRLLSARSSVDSEAIPKMEGQPNEYFC from the exons ATGTGGATCCTGGGGGGTTTGCTCTGCTGCGTGATGCTCGGAGGGCTGCCACGGgtgggcagctcctgcccatcGCAGTGCAGCTGCGCCTTCCACAGCCTCGGCGATGGGACCAAAGCCAG GACAGTGCTGTGTAATGACCCGGAGATGACCCTCACTCCTGTGAACTTCCCCACGGATACATTCAAGCTCCGGATAGAAAAGACGGCCATCCGGAGGGTGCCAGGAGAGGCTTTCCATACACTTCACAACCTGGAGTACCTCTGGATGCCCTATAACTCCCTGGCCACTCTCAGCAGCATCACCTTCAAGGGCCTCCGTCGCTTGCTGGAGCTGAGGCTGGATGGGAACAACTTGATATCATTTCCCTGGGAAACCCTGGCTGACATGCCCCAGCTAAGGCTTCTGGATTTACACAACAATGAACTCACCTCGGTCCCTCCAGATGCAGCTCGCTATGTCAGGAATCTCACATACCTGGACCTCTCTAGCAATAAGCTAATGACTCTTCCTCAGGCCCTCATTGCCACCTGGGCCAACCTCCAGGCTGTTCCTTACTTCCCCAATGATAATTCCAAGATCATCCTAG GTTTGCAAGACAATCCATGGGTATGTGAATGCAGTCTGTATGAAATGGTCCATTTCATAAATTTCCAGTCTCCTAACATAGCATTCATTGAGCCCAGGCTGAAATGCTTCACCCCCAGGAGCCTTGCAGGAGTCTTCTTCAGCCAAGTTGAGCTAAGGAAGTGTCAAAGCCCCGTTGTCCATACGTCTGTAGCCAAAGTAAAGACCATCCTGGGCAGCACCGTGCTACTGAGATGCGGGACAACGGGGGTGCCCATtcctgagctgagctggagaAGGGCTGATGGTGCTCCACTGAATGGCACAG TTCACCAAGAAATTTCCAGTGATGGGATGAGCTGGTCTATTCTGGGCCTGCCTGTAGTCTCTTATCTTGACTCTGGAGAGTACATCTGTAAAGCCAAGAATTTTCTGGGGGCAACAGAGGCATTCATCTCTCTCATCATCACAGACTCAGAAAGCACAGATGACCCCAACACTAACGCCAAAGGTTCATGGAATGGGAAAGTGAGTGGGATGGAGGCAGCTGCCTACAATGACAAGCTAGTGGCAAGGTATGTCATCTCCACCTCCACCATGCCCACCCTCGGGGCTGGAGTGGGCACTGGAGATGCCCTTCTCCTCCCAGATGTGCCACAAGATAGCAACTCCAGAAACCTGCTCGCGAGCCCACCCACCAGTCAGCAGGAACCAGAGAGAATCGTGAGGTCCGTCAGGGTGATAGGAGACACTGACCAAGGTATCACCCTTGCCTGGAAGGCTCCTCTGGCAAAAAACACGACAGTTTTCAGTGTCCTTTATGCCATCTTTGGAGAGAGAGATATGCGGAGGATCAACGTGGAGCCGGGGAAGACCAAGGTCACTATTTATGGGCTGCTGCCAAAGACCAAATACATCGTGTGCGTGTGTGTGAAAGGGCTGATCCCCAGGAAGGAGCAATGCATCATATTTTCCACAGATGAAGTTGCCAGTGCAGGAGGAACCCAGAAACTCATCAATGTGGTTGTCATCAGCGTGGCCTGTGTCATTGCTGTTCCTCTGACCCTGGTGGTCTGCTGTGGAGCACTGAAAAGGCGCTGCAAAAAATGCTTTGTGCGGAAACCCAAGGAGATTCAGGAGTCCTATGTCACCTTTGAAAGCCTGTCTCCTGGGGCCAAGGCAAAAGGTGTAGAAGGAGAATACTTGACTAGACATACTCCTGATGAGTCAAACAGGTTACTGTCTGCCCGATCCAGTGTGGACTCAGAAGCAATACCAAAGATGGAGGGGCAACCTAACGAATACTTTTGTTGA